One genomic segment of Trichococcus shcherbakoviae includes these proteins:
- a CDS encoding amino acid ABC transporter permease codes for MQHTLSIIENALWPILEAGFTVTIPLALISFALSLVLAVLTAVMRISKSKILKGLAWFYVWVFRGTPLLIQLFIVFFGLPKLNITLDAWTAAILTFALNSGAYSAESIRGAILSIPRGQWEAADSLGMTHGQVLKRIIFPQTIRIALPAVMNDFISLVKSTSLASSITIIEMTMVGQQFASVTYEPLILYMEVAVIYLLISTVLTWIQGKLEIRTSKYLKKA; via the coding sequence TTGCAACACACATTATCCATAATCGAAAACGCCCTATGGCCAATTCTGGAAGCAGGATTTACCGTCACCATCCCCTTGGCGCTGATTTCATTTGCCTTGTCACTTGTTCTGGCTGTCCTTACTGCAGTCATGCGGATTTCGAAAAGCAAGATATTAAAAGGGCTGGCTTGGTTCTACGTTTGGGTATTCCGCGGAACCCCGCTTTTGATCCAATTGTTCATCGTCTTCTTCGGTTTGCCGAAGCTGAACATCACCTTGGATGCGTGGACCGCCGCTATCCTGACTTTTGCCTTGAACAGCGGCGCCTATTCGGCCGAATCCATCCGCGGCGCGATCCTGTCCATCCCGAGAGGGCAATGGGAAGCGGCCGACTCCTTGGGCATGACGCACGGACAGGTCCTGAAAAGGATCATCTTCCCGCAGACCATCCGGATTGCCTTGCCGGCTGTCATGAATGACTTCATCTCTTTGGTGAAATCGACCTCGTTGGCATCCAGCATCACGATCATCGAAATGACGATGGTCGGGCAGCAGTTCGCTTCCGTTACCTATGAACCGCTGATTCTGTATATGGAAGTGGCTGTGATTTATCTACTTATCAGTACAGTATTGACTTGGATCCAAGGCAAATTGGAAATCAGAACTTCCAAATATCTGAAAAAGGCGTGA
- a CDS encoding amino acid ABC transporter ATP-binding protein translates to MIEIKNIQKSYGDFHALKDISLTFKTGETTVIVGPSGSGKSTLLRTLNLLEVPESGILKNGNLEVDFSSKISKETMMAIRKETAMVFQSFNLFPHLSVLENVIEGPITVLKLSKTEATARAKNLLTKVGLADKLDHYPDQLSGGQQQRVAIARALAMEPDFVLFDEPTSALDPELEAEVLRVLKELASEKLSMIIVTHNLDFAREAADRMLFLEDGKVGFDGPTKDFFESTTEPRIARFINSITI, encoded by the coding sequence ATGATCGAAATCAAAAATATCCAAAAATCCTACGGTGACTTTCATGCCCTCAAGGACATCTCGTTGACTTTCAAAACCGGTGAAACGACCGTCATCGTCGGCCCATCCGGTTCGGGCAAGTCCACCCTGCTCCGCACCTTGAACCTGTTGGAAGTGCCCGAAAGCGGCATCTTGAAGAATGGCAATCTCGAGGTCGATTTCAGCTCCAAAATATCAAAAGAAACGATGATGGCAATCCGCAAAGAAACGGCGATGGTGTTCCAGAGCTTCAACCTCTTCCCGCATCTGTCGGTATTGGAAAATGTTATCGAAGGCCCGATCACGGTTCTGAAACTTTCGAAAACAGAAGCGACGGCCAGAGCCAAAAACCTGTTGACCAAAGTGGGCTTGGCCGACAAACTGGACCATTACCCGGACCAACTATCGGGCGGCCAACAGCAACGCGTGGCCATCGCGCGCGCCTTGGCAATGGAACCGGATTTCGTCCTTTTTGATGAACCCACCTCCGCCCTCGATCCCGAGTTGGAAGCGGAAGTGCTGCGCGTTTTGAAGGAACTCGCTTCCGAGAAGCTGTCCATGATCATCGTGACGCACAACCTTGACTTCGCCCGGGAAGCAGCGGACCGCATGCTCTTCCTGGAGGACGGCAAAGTCGGCTTCGACGGTCCGACCAAGGACTTCTTCGAAAGCACAACCGAGCCAAGGATTGCCCGCTTCATCAACAGCATAACGATTTAA
- a CDS encoding cation diffusion facilitator family transporter yields MTEHTHAHSYPDGLGGVKGKNLLITMVLKIVLTIAEVLGGWFSGSLSLLSDALHNLNDVLSIVISWFAVKMAAKEHDKKNTFGYRRATIIAAVINATLLIIMSLFLFREAYFKFIQPEKINALLVIIIASIGIVLNAVAVYLLHKSSEADLNMRAVYLHLLSDALSSVGVMVGGVVIYYFDAYWIDPLLTVLIGLYILKESYEILKESANILMQGTPKTVDIDEIAEELEKMDAIKNIHHVHIWALDEYTLFFEAHVNLQNDILVSELSEVYEKLEQVLKGRFGVTHLTIQFEYNCCEDVGRVLDKE; encoded by the coding sequence ATGACAGAACATACCCATGCCCATAGCTATCCGGACGGTCTGGGTGGCGTAAAAGGAAAAAATTTGCTCATAACCATGGTCCTGAAGATTGTGCTGACAATTGCCGAAGTTTTGGGCGGCTGGTTTTCCGGCAGCTTATCGCTACTTTCCGATGCACTCCACAATCTTAACGACGTATTGTCCATCGTCATCAGTTGGTTTGCCGTCAAGATGGCAGCAAAAGAACACGATAAGAAAAACACCTTCGGCTACAGAAGAGCCACCATCATAGCCGCGGTCATCAATGCCACCCTACTGATCATCATGTCCCTTTTCCTTTTCAGGGAAGCTTATTTTAAATTCATTCAGCCTGAAAAAATAAACGCACTGTTGGTCATCATAATCGCCTCCATCGGGATCGTCCTCAATGCAGTGGCTGTATACCTGCTGCATAAGAGTTCAGAAGCTGACTTGAATATGCGAGCGGTGTACCTGCATCTTCTGAGCGATGCCTTGTCCTCTGTCGGGGTAATGGTCGGCGGAGTTGTCATCTATTACTTCGATGCCTACTGGATTGATCCTTTGTTGACGGTGCTGATTGGTTTGTATATCCTCAAGGAAAGCTATGAAATATTGAAAGAGTCGGCGAACATCCTGATGCAGGGAACACCGAAAACGGTGGACATCGATGAAATCGCGGAGGAACTTGAAAAGATGGATGCGATAAAAAACATCCATCATGTCCACATTTGGGCATTGGACGAGTATACGCTCTTTTTTGAAGCCCATGTAAATCTGCAAAATGACATTTTGGTCAGTGAACTATCCGAAGTCTATGAGAAGTTGGAACAGGTATTGAAAGGGCGCTTCGGTGTGACCCACTTGACGATTCAGTTCGAATATAATTGTTGCGAGGATGTGGGCAGGGTACTCGATAAAGAATAA
- a CDS encoding nucleotide modification associated domain-containing protein: MTKVEQHREICERLNQLYAAKNKDYGDSFGDSFQEYGLIMPAVRLDDKLHRFKQLIKQEAEVKDESITDTLMDLANYAIMTIIEIENKA, from the coding sequence ATGACGAAAGTCGAGCAGCACAGGGAAATATGCGAAAGGCTGAATCAGCTGTATGCGGCAAAAAATAAAGACTACGGGGATAGTTTTGGCGACAGCTTCCAGGAGTACGGGCTGATAATGCCGGCCGTCCGATTGGATGATAAACTGCACCGTTTCAAACAACTGATTAAGCAAGAGGCCGAAGTGAAAGACGAGAGTATCACAGACACGCTGATGGATTTGGCGAATTACGCAATCATGACCATCATCGAAATCGAGAACAAAGCATAA
- a CDS encoding DUF5050 domain-containing protein codes for MKKNIGLLMMIILGVALLTGCRSSETVSIGMVKQSGDWIYYTDNNEEALYKMKTDWTGKTKVADNFGSGYMVIQGDTIYSSGMNGGVSKIQTDGTGAANVVDVGKESSYGFEVSGDWIYYSTKPGSIYKTKTDGTEKTKIADISSFEGDMKVSGDSIYYVDGTSLFKMKTDGTEVMKLSENVVIYAVEGDWIYYGEKNEKGEYENVNRMRTDGTAHTKLAEGVFTAIDGDSLYYSKDGWLYRANLDGTAAAKMNKVKMWNILDIYGEYIYYGEYSGAAYRVNLDGSNKKQFE; via the coding sequence ATGAAAAAGAATATAGGTTTACTCATGATGATCATTTTGGGCGTGGCACTGCTGACTGGTTGTCGCTCATCAGAAACCGTGTCTATAGGTATGGTCAAACAGAGCGGGGACTGGATATACTACACAGACAATAACGAAGAAGCCCTGTATAAAATGAAAACTGACTGGACCGGAAAGACCAAGGTCGCTGATAATTTTGGGAGCGGCTATATGGTAATTCAGGGGGATACCATCTATTCCTCTGGCATGAATGGCGGTGTCAGCAAGATTCAAACAGATGGTACAGGGGCGGCTAATGTTGTGGATGTCGGCAAAGAAAGCTCGTACGGGTTCGAAGTGTCGGGAGACTGGATCTACTACAGCACTAAACCGGGAAGCATCTATAAGACAAAAACGGATGGCACTGAAAAGACCAAGATAGCTGACATCAGCTCTTTTGAGGGCGATATGAAGGTGTCAGGTGACAGCATCTATTATGTGGATGGAACAAGTTTATTCAAAATGAAGACTGACGGCACTGAGGTTATGAAACTATCAGAAAACGTAGTCATATACGCAGTCGAAGGAGACTGGATCTATTACGGCGAGAAAAATGAAAAAGGGGAATATGAGAACGTAAACAGGATGAGAACAGATGGTACCGCGCATACAAAGCTTGCGGAGGGTGTTTTTACAGCTATAGACGGTGATTCGCTCTATTACAGTAAAGACGGTTGGCTCTACAGGGCAAATCTGGATGGGACTGCAGCAGCCAAAATGAATAAAGTGAAAATGTGGAATATCTTGGACATTTACGGCGAATACATTTACTACGGCGAATATTCAGGGGCTGCTTACAGGGTCAACCTCGACGGCAGCAACAAGAAGCAGTTTGAATAG
- a CDS encoding DUF6803 family protein produces the protein MTHYMSLLASNQPWNLIIFMAIPVICAETLTISEFFIIFDRVKSGGLRTLNKIVGIFAGFYFTGIFFYLLFNAVIPLTTTNGWHTWVDVVAVGFYLSGVLFLLPIALMEIGVLFRNKTDEEKMKIHFMLVGGFLVVAHIAMIFGMVNPEIIDSMAVMPGMTN, from the coding sequence ATGACTCATTACATGTCTTTATTAGCTTCAAATCAGCCCTGGAATCTGATCATCTTTATGGCAATCCCTGTAATCTGCGCGGAGACGCTGACGATTTCAGAATTTTTCATTATTTTTGACAGGGTAAAATCGGGTGGTTTGAGGACTTTGAACAAAATCGTCGGTATCTTTGCCGGCTTCTATTTCACGGGAATATTCTTCTACCTGTTGTTTAACGCAGTGATTCCATTGACCACCACAAATGGTTGGCACACGTGGGTCGACGTTGTGGCAGTGGGCTTCTATTTGAGCGGCGTACTGTTCCTATTGCCGATCGCACTCATGGAAATTGGTGTCCTGTTCCGGAATAAAACCGATGAAGAAAAAATGAAAATCCACTTTATGCTGGTCGGCGGCTTCCTTGTCGTTGCCCATATTGCCATGATTTTCGGCATGGTGAATCCTGAAATCATCGACAGCATGGCCGTAATGCCTGGTATGACGAATTAG
- the ade gene encoding adenine deaminase → MTDALKRLIQAAQQPEEADLIIQNGTVVDVFSLETFEADVAIKDGHIVGIGTYPNGKQVVDASGKYVMPGFIDGHIHIESTMVTPSEFSRALIKHGVTTVVTDPHEIANVAGTIGIEFMLEDAANADMDILMKLPSCVPATPFEQNGATLTADDLRPYLTHLTVIGLAEVMDYPSVLNANPDMLEKIRMTIEAGMMVDGHAAGLPDTALNVYSTAGIRNDHEAVTAEEAIARVRRGIHVLVREGSAAKDLLALLPAINERNSRRFSFCTDDKHLDELAEEGTVNYAAQLAIQQGLDPLIAIQMATLNNAVCHGIEDKGAIAPGYLADILITDSLETLRPETIIKDGRLLNLDVLRNVRAVVPQAVRSSLHLKKVTKDDLQIPLQKDQKAWVIGVVPGRIITEKIAADVKTEDGFFVADPENDQVKMVVCERHHQTGSIGAGIVSGLGLKRGAIASTVAHDSHNLVVAGTNDEDMLLAIEEAERMQGGLVIVDGGKVLASVPLRVGGIMSEKPYEEVIKELHQLHEQLATLAEESQNIFMILSFLCLPVIPRLKLTDKGLFDVDSFQHIEVGIPM, encoded by the coding sequence ATGACAGATGCATTGAAAAGATTGATCCAGGCAGCACAGCAACCGGAGGAAGCGGACCTGATTATCCAGAACGGAACAGTGGTGGATGTGTTTTCGCTGGAGACCTTTGAAGCGGACGTTGCGATCAAGGACGGGCACATCGTCGGCATCGGTACCTATCCGAACGGGAAGCAAGTGGTGGATGCTTCAGGCAAGTATGTCATGCCGGGCTTTATCGACGGGCATATCCATATCGAATCGACCATGGTTACGCCGTCGGAATTTTCGCGTGCCCTCATCAAACACGGCGTGACGACCGTTGTGACCGATCCGCATGAAATCGCAAACGTCGCAGGAACAATCGGGATTGAATTTATGTTGGAGGACGCCGCCAATGCCGACATGGACATCCTGATGAAGCTGCCTTCGTGTGTGCCGGCAACACCCTTCGAACAGAACGGCGCGACGCTGACCGCAGATGATCTCCGGCCTTATTTGACCCATCTGACCGTCATCGGCTTGGCTGAAGTGATGGATTATCCATCCGTTTTGAATGCAAATCCGGATATGCTTGAGAAAATCCGCATGACGATCGAAGCGGGAATGATGGTTGATGGCCATGCGGCTGGTTTGCCGGATACTGCGTTGAATGTGTACAGCACAGCCGGGATCCGCAACGATCATGAGGCGGTGACTGCGGAAGAGGCGATTGCGCGGGTACGCAGGGGCATCCATGTATTGGTGCGTGAAGGCTCGGCTGCGAAAGATCTGTTGGCGCTGCTGCCGGCCATCAACGAAAGGAACAGTCGCCGTTTTTCATTCTGTACGGACGATAAGCATCTGGACGAACTGGCGGAAGAAGGAACCGTCAATTATGCCGCTCAGCTGGCCATCCAACAGGGATTGGACCCGCTTATCGCCATCCAGATGGCTACGCTCAATAATGCGGTATGCCATGGAATCGAGGATAAAGGCGCTATTGCACCCGGATATCTTGCGGATATCCTGATCACGGACAGCCTGGAGACACTGCGCCCGGAAACGATCATCAAAGACGGCCGCTTGCTGAACCTGGATGTTTTAAGAAATGTCCGTGCAGTTGTGCCGCAGGCCGTCCGCTCCTCTCTTCATTTGAAGAAAGTGACTAAAGACGATTTGCAGATCCCGCTTCAGAAAGACCAGAAAGCTTGGGTCATCGGAGTTGTGCCGGGCCGGATCATTACCGAGAAAATCGCAGCGGATGTGAAGACAGAAGATGGCTTCTTTGTTGCGGATCCAGAAAATGATCAAGTGAAGATGGTGGTGTGCGAACGCCATCACCAAACCGGCAGCATCGGTGCTGGCATCGTCAGCGGACTCGGTCTGAAACGGGGCGCCATCGCCTCGACTGTAGCCCATGATTCGCATAATCTGGTCGTTGCCGGTACGAATGATGAAGATATGCTGCTGGCGATCGAAGAGGCGGAACGCATGCAAGGCGGACTCGTCATCGTGGATGGCGGCAAGGTGCTGGCGTCAGTCCCGCTGCGGGTCGGTGGCATCATGTCGGAAAAACCTTACGAAGAAGTAATCAAGGAATTGCATCAGTTGCACGAGCAGTTGGCTACGTTGGCGGAGGAATCGCAGAACATTTTCATGATCCTTTCGTTCCTGTGCTTGCCGGTCATTCCGCGTCTGAAACTTACAGATAAAGGCTTGTTTGATGTGGATTCCTTCCAGCATATCGAAGTCGGGATTCCGATGTAA
- a CDS encoding LysM peptidoglycan-binding domain-containing protein, producing MRVCLQWMRRLAVSVFFSGMFLFGMLSPNTVAVESQNATQENFIYTVKAGDTLYRIALEYGVTVRQLVELNDIAQPRLIRLGQKIVIPTASAVVADSSQSLGMKYTVVSGDTLSEIALRYGVTVDQLVKTNQINDPNLIYIGQMLTLPLSSSFTQQEILSAGGGYAVGLKRYGTVVAAGWNEAGQGDVGNWTDIVSVSAGAYHTVGLKSDGTVLATGSNLSGESAVSDWKDIVAISAGIGHTVGLKSDGTVIATGNNENGEGNVQEWTDIVAVSAGNGYTLGLKSDGNIVSTGRNDRNQIAVSGWTDIVALSAGDSHAVGLKMDGTVIVAGENSYGKGDVSGWTDIIAVAAGAHHTVGLKSDGTVVATGYNQEGQCDVSGWKDMIAISAGGNTFGLRKDGTVAVAGENVWNQYDVLEWTNIGHH from the coding sequence ATGCGGGTTTGTTTGCAATGGATGCGTAGATTGGCTGTCTCTGTGTTTTTTTCAGGGATGTTCCTTTTCGGCATGCTATCGCCAAATACCGTTGCAGTGGAATCACAAAATGCAACGCAAGAGAATTTCATTTATACAGTCAAAGCGGGCGATACCTTGTACAGAATTGCTCTCGAATACGGTGTGACCGTGCGGCAGCTTGTGGAGTTGAATGATATTGCCCAGCCGAGACTAATCCGGTTGGGTCAAAAAATCGTCATTCCGACAGCATCCGCTGTTGTTGCGGACTCCTCGCAATCACTCGGGATGAAGTATACGGTTGTATCAGGGGATACGCTCTCCGAAATCGCGCTCCGGTATGGCGTGACAGTTGATCAACTTGTAAAAACCAATCAAATCAATGATCCTAATCTGATTTACATCGGTCAGATGCTGACGCTTCCGCTTTCCTCAAGTTTTACACAACAGGAAATCCTTTCCGCGGGCGGGGGCTATGCGGTAGGACTGAAAAGGTATGGCACGGTCGTTGCTGCAGGCTGGAATGAAGCCGGGCAAGGTGATGTCGGAAATTGGACGGATATTGTTTCTGTATCAGCGGGAGCCTATCACACGGTAGGCCTGAAATCGGATGGTACAGTGTTGGCAACTGGGAGTAACCTCAGCGGAGAAAGCGCCGTTTCGGATTGGAAAGACATTGTGGCTATATCAGCCGGAATCGGCCATACGGTGGGCTTGAAGTCAGACGGAACGGTGATCGCAACCGGAAACAACGAAAATGGGGAAGGCAATGTCCAGGAGTGGACAGACATCGTTGCCGTATCCGCGGGAAATGGCTATACATTGGGGTTGAAATCGGATGGGAATATTGTCTCTACGGGAAGAAATGATCGCAACCAAATTGCGGTCTCCGGCTGGACGGATATCGTGGCTCTTTCTGCAGGGGATTCGCATGCTGTCGGTTTGAAGATGGATGGGACCGTCATTGTTGCGGGAGAAAACAGCTATGGAAAAGGGGACGTATCGGGATGGACGGATATCATCGCCGTAGCAGCAGGAGCTCATCATACAGTGGGCTTGAAGTCGGACGGCACGGTCGTTGCAACAGGATACAACCAAGAAGGGCAATGCGATGTGTCCGGTTGGAAGGATATGATAGCCATTTCCGCAGGCGGGAATACATTCGGACTGAGAAAAGACGGCACTGTCGCAGTGGCGGGAGAAAACGTTTGGAACCAGTATGATGTTTTGGAATGGACGAACATCGGGCATCATTAG
- a CDS encoding inorganic phosphate transporter, producing the protein MAISFGEFIQLLLTSPAIAVTVALTLGVVLVNGWTDAPNAIATCVSTRSMTPRNAILMAAVFNFLGVFAMTAINAKVAQTMAKMVDFGGNTDDAVVALCAALFAIVVWATAAWYFGIPTSESHALIAGVSGAAIALQGGISGINGAEWIKVLYGLVLSTVLGLSLGFLVVKLVGALFRDIERQSTTTFFRNSQIVGAAAMAFMHGAQDGQKFIGIFLLGIALSQGNAATDFAIPVWLMLLCSTVMALGTAIGGGKIIKTVGVNMVRLETYQGFSADFAGALSLLTASLLGLPVSTTHTKTTAIMGVGAGRHLSSVNWLTVKEMVYTWVLTFPGCGLVGYLMAKLFIGIF; encoded by the coding sequence ATGGCGATTTCATTCGGTGAATTCATTCAGTTGCTGCTGACGAGCCCGGCTATTGCGGTGACGGTGGCCTTGACGCTGGGAGTGGTTTTGGTGAACGGGTGGACGGATGCGCCGAATGCCATCGCCACCTGCGTCTCGACAAGAAGCATGACGCCTCGGAACGCCATCTTGATGGCGGCTGTGTTCAATTTTTTAGGCGTTTTTGCGATGACAGCGATCAATGCGAAAGTTGCCCAGACGATGGCGAAGATGGTTGATTTTGGCGGGAATACGGATGACGCGGTTGTGGCGCTGTGTGCGGCTCTCTTCGCAATTGTGGTATGGGCCACTGCGGCCTGGTATTTTGGCATTCCGACAAGCGAGAGCCATGCCTTGATCGCTGGGGTTTCGGGGGCTGCAATCGCGTTGCAGGGCGGCATCAGCGGTATCAATGGGGCGGAATGGATCAAGGTGCTGTACGGCTTGGTACTTTCCACCGTTCTTGGGTTGTCTCTGGGCTTCCTTGTCGTGAAACTGGTCGGCGCGTTGTTCAGGGACATTGAGCGGCAAAGCACGACAACCTTCTTCCGCAACAGCCAGATAGTCGGTGCGGCGGCGATGGCCTTCATGCATGGGGCCCAGGACGGCCAGAAGTTCATCGGGATTTTCCTGTTGGGTATCGCGTTGTCGCAAGGAAATGCCGCGACCGATTTCGCGATTCCGGTCTGGTTGATGTTGCTGTGTTCCACAGTTATGGCTTTGGGAACAGCGATCGGCGGCGGGAAGATCATCAAGACTGTCGGGGTCAACATGGTGAGATTGGAGACTTATCAAGGCTTCAGTGCTGATTTTGCCGGGGCCTTGAGCCTCTTGACGGCATCGCTCTTGGGGCTGCCGGTGAGCACGACCCACACGAAGACAACGGCTATCATGGGAGTGGGCGCGGGTAGGCATCTGTCGAGCGTAAACTGGCTGACGGTCAAGGAAATGGTTTATACGTGGGTGTTGACGTTTCCAGGTTGCGGTCTTGTCGGTTATCTGATGGCAAAGCTGTTCATTGGGATATTCTAG
- a CDS encoding transporter substrate-binding domain-containing protein, whose product MKKLLSKILFVGTAGLVLAACGATTTDSSSDSASTATSTATAGNVLKTIEENKQLRIGVEGTYPPFSYHDTETGDLVGFEVEIAEVIAEDLGVEAVFVETKWDSLIAGLDVNKYDIVINNVGVTEERQEAYDFTDAYFESYGQLAVSADSDIQTLEDYSGKKSAQSTTSNYAQNARDLGAEIVPVDGFNQAVELITSGRADGTINDYITFLTYFEEYPDSTLRLIDEKLPTNDEVGIILQKENTEFQTKLNEIIAARTEDGTFKAIFEKYLGEDISVGANN is encoded by the coding sequence ATGAAGAAACTATTATCAAAAATCTTATTCGTGGGTACAGCAGGTTTGGTTTTGGCGGCTTGCGGCGCAACAACAACTGATTCAAGTTCGGACAGTGCCTCTACAGCAACCAGCACCGCTACGGCGGGAAACGTCTTAAAGACGATCGAAGAAAACAAACAATTGCGCATCGGGGTGGAAGGCACTTACCCGCCATTCAGCTACCATGACACAGAAACAGGCGACTTGGTCGGTTTCGAAGTGGAAATCGCAGAAGTCATCGCTGAAGATTTGGGCGTGGAAGCTGTCTTCGTCGAAACGAAATGGGATTCCCTGATTGCCGGATTGGACGTCAATAAATACGATATCGTCATCAACAACGTCGGCGTTACCGAAGAACGACAAGAAGCTTATGACTTCACCGATGCTTATTTCGAGTCCTACGGCCAACTTGCTGTCAGCGCAGACTCTGACATCCAAACTTTGGAAGACTACAGCGGCAAAAAATCAGCCCAATCCACTACAAGTAATTACGCACAGAACGCTCGTGACCTTGGCGCTGAAATCGTACCTGTCGACGGCTTCAATCAAGCAGTTGAATTAATCACTTCAGGCCGCGCGGACGGAACAATCAATGATTACATCACTTTCTTGACTTACTTTGAGGAATATCCAGATTCCACTTTGAGACTGATCGACGAAAAACTGCCTACAAATGACGAAGTCGGCATAATCCTGCAAAAAGAAAACACAGAATTCCAGACTAAACTGAACGAAATCATCGCAGCCCGCACAGAAGACGGCACTTTCAAAGCAATCTTCGAAAAATACCTAGGTGAAGACATCAGCGTCGGCGCCAATAACTAA
- the mazE gene encoding type II toxin-antitoxin system PemI/MazE family antitoxin: protein MLITKSRLQGSSVVVTLPFHNGEKLEPNKEYIVIYSPDGTITLVPKIDDPFVLSEAGAFYEKDEWNNLSPEGRELF from the coding sequence ATGCTAATTACAAAATCCAGGCTACAAGGAAGTTCCGTAGTTGTAACTCTGCCGTTTCACAATGGCGAAAAATTGGAACCCAATAAAGAATATATCGTAATCTATTCACCAGATGGGACAATCACATTGGTTCCAAAAATTGATGATCCCTTTGTTTTGTCCGAAGCTGGAGCTTTTTACGAAAAAGATGAGTGGAATAATTTATCTCCTGAAGGGAGAGAACTATTCTGA
- a CDS encoding pyrimidine/purine nucleoside phosphorylase, whose protein sequence is MENRMEFKNVTVIKEANVYFDGKVTSRTVLFESGEKKTLGFMLAGEYEFNTDAEEIMEVLGGDMSVMLPGEAEYTLYSKGQSYVVPANSSFKMIVEKYVDYCCSYKND, encoded by the coding sequence ATGGAGAATAGAATGGAATTCAAAAACGTTACAGTAATCAAGGAAGCAAATGTTTATTTTGATGGGAAAGTTACCAGCAGAACGGTTTTGTTCGAAAGCGGAGAGAAAAAGACACTTGGCTTCATGTTGGCAGGCGAGTACGAATTCAACACTGATGCAGAGGAAATAATGGAAGTCCTGGGTGGCGATATGTCGGTTATGTTGCCGGGTGAAGCGGAATACACGCTTTACAGCAAAGGCCAAAGCTATGTTGTTCCGGCAAACTCATCCTTCAAGATGATTGTCGAGAAATATGTGGACTATTGCTGTTCATACAAAAACGACTGA
- a CDS encoding DUF2200 domain-containing protein, whose product MKNTKIFGMSFASVYPLYIKKAEKKGRTKEEVDEIIFWLTGYDEATLQQQLENKVDFETFFAQAPQLNPKVSLITGVICGYRVEEIEDKLMQKIRYLDKLVDELAKGKAMEKILRK is encoded by the coding sequence ATGAAAAATACGAAAATATTTGGAATGTCGTTTGCCAGCGTTTATCCGTTGTATATCAAGAAAGCCGAGAAAAAGGGCCGCACGAAAGAAGAAGTCGATGAAATCATTTTCTGGCTGACCGGATATGATGAGGCGACTCTGCAGCAACAGTTGGAAAACAAAGTTGATTTCGAAACTTTTTTTGCACAGGCACCCCAGTTGAACCCTAAAGTTTCGCTTATCACAGGTGTCATTTGCGGATACCGCGTCGAAGAGATCGAAGACAAGCTCATGCAAAAAATCCGTTACTTGGATAAACTCGTCGATGAGCTGGCTAAGGGGAAGGCCATGGAGAAGATACTGAGGAAATAG
- a CDS encoding type II toxin-antitoxin system PemK/MazF family toxin, with product MNASDRYIPKKGDIVWVNFDPSSGNEIKKRRPGLVVSRYEFNRSTLFAVICPITSTIKNIPTRYTLPKEMVVTGQIVISQLKSLDFHARKIEFADRLPVQDIAKVDQIIEYIF from the coding sequence ATGAACGCTTCCGATAGGTACATCCCCAAGAAAGGCGATATCGTCTGGGTAAATTTTGACCCATCTTCAGGAAATGAAATCAAGAAACGTCGGCCGGGACTGGTTGTCTCAAGATACGAATTTAATCGTTCCACCTTGTTTGCGGTTATTTGCCCCATCACTTCGACAATAAAAAACATTCCTACTCGATATACGTTGCCGAAAGAAATGGTTGTCACAGGTCAAATCGTCATTTCCCAACTCAAATCTTTGGATTTTCACGCCAGAAAAATCGAATTTGCTGATAGATTGCCTGTTCAGGATATCGCTAAAGTCGATCAGATAATCGAATACATTTTTTAA